The following proteins are encoded in a genomic region of Bubalus kerabau isolate K-KA32 ecotype Philippines breed swamp buffalo chromosome 15, PCC_UOA_SB_1v2, whole genome shotgun sequence:
- the RPS13 gene encoding small ribosomal subunit protein uS15, which produces MGRMHAPGKGLSQSALPYRRSVPTWLKLTSDDVKEQIYKLAKKGLTPSQIGVILRDSHGVAQVRFVTGNKILRILKSKGLAPDLPEDLYHLIKKAVAVRKHLERNRKDKDAKFRLILIESRIHRLARYYKTKRVLPPNWKYESSTASALVA; this is translated from the exons ATGGGTCGCATGCACGCTCCCGG GAAGGGCCTGTCCCAGTCGGCTCTGCCCTACCGCCGCAGCGTCCCCACC TGGCTGAAGCTCACTTCTGACGACGTGAAGGAGCAGATCTACAAACTGGCCAAGAAGGGCCTGACTCCCTCACAGATCG GTGTGATCCTGAGAGACTCTCATGGTGTTGCACAAGTACGTTTTGTGACAGGCAACAAAATCTTGAGAATTCTTAAGTCCAAAGGACTTGCTCCTGATCTCCCTGAGGATCTCTATCATTTAATTAAGAAAGCTGTTGCTGTTCGGAAGCATCTTGAGAGGAACAGAAAG gatAAAGATGCTAAATTCCGTCTGATTCTGATTGAGAGCCGTATTCACCGGTTGGCTCGATACTACAAGACCAAACGAGTCCTACCCCCTAATTGGAAATA cgaGTCATCCACAGCCTCTGCCCTGGTTGCATAA